Proteins co-encoded in one Desulfitobacterium hafniense DCB-2 genomic window:
- the purE gene encoding 5-(carboxyamino)imidazole ribonucleotide mutase, with product MNLVGIVMGSDSDFNVMEDAIKVLKEFGVSFEVKVSSAHRTLERTLNWVKEFEGQGGKVIIAGAGMAAHLPGVVAGATTLPVIGVPIRSGALEGVDALYAIVQMPPGIPVATVGINAAKNAGLLGVQMLANADDQLKEALHNYRVKMAQGVEEKDKALQEKLQK from the coding sequence ATGAATTTGGTTGGTATCGTCATGGGCAGTGATTCGGATTTTAACGTGATGGAGGATGCTATCAAAGTCCTGAAGGAATTCGGGGTAAGTTTTGAGGTCAAGGTGTCCTCTGCTCATCGAACTCTGGAAAGAACCTTGAATTGGGTTAAGGAATTTGAAGGACAGGGGGGCAAGGTGATTATTGCGGGGGCAGGAATGGCTGCCCACTTGCCCGGTGTCGTGGCCGGAGCGACGACTCTGCCGGTGATCGGGGTGCCTATTCGCAGCGGCGCCTTGGAGGGTGTGGACGCCCTCTATGCCATCGTCCAGATGCCTCCCGGCATTCCTGTGGCAACTGTAGGGATCAACGCGGCTAAGAATGCCGGACTCTTAGGGGTTCAGATGCTGGCCAATGCTGATGATCAGTTGAAAGAAGCTTTGCATAACTACCGGGTCAAGATGGCGCAAGGGGTGGAAGAGAAGGATAAAGCTCTGCAGGAGAAACTTCAAAAGTAA
- a CDS encoding phage tail tape measure protein, with protein MADDLEKRITAKMVLDSSGFNSSIQGVNQQLRLAQSELKASSEQLGVFGTNTERLKATTEGLSRQIDLQRQKVDIYQSSIQKTTEKLQNNIKARDELKKKLEEATAKYNESIKLYGKESEEANKAKESVDKLTEEYKQKQKQVENNSKTINNYTVKMNQAEEGLAKMQGELQKTNDELAKSENKWLNAGKALEETSQKLKTTGESVGNVGGVILKATAPLVGLGAASLKFGIEFESAFAGVKKTVTATEEQLAGLSQGIRDLSKQMPQTASEIAGVAEAAGQLGIKTESILGFTKTMVMLGDTTNLTSEQAATDLARLANITQMPQTQFDRLGSSIVALGNTMATTESEIVSMSLRLAAQGKQVGMSEAEIAALAGTMSSLGIEAEAGGTAMTTTLKKIQTAVAEGGSDLKAFADVARMSSQDFANLFNEDAVSALDAFVKGLAGSSAEGKNLTTILSDLGITGIRESDTLLRMAGASELLSSAVETSTQAWEENVALSNEAEQRYQTTGSRLLMLKNQFIDVGIKLGEVLIPYVETAALKVGEFADWLGQLDKSTLDTTTKIVGLTVAFGGILKIGGGAISTVGSIAGGLGKLSTALGGAKLATAGIGTAASVAGGVSGLGALTAGLGSAAVAVAPFVLAAGGIAAVGYGINKSMSQEAVPAVDLFADHVEMTAEQVELASQSMGAVVETTTTQITEGTKEAVGAYLELDNQATETLSNLYINSTTITSQIADDMVGQYSSMTSQIKVGLDKHHQQLLSDMELFFTNSRTLSDAEEKEVLAKLQNDNNAKKAEIDNYTKQIQEILIKASEDKRALTLEEQQEINEIQEKMRVNAVKSLSDSEVESKVILERLKEYSTRITAEQASEVIANAERQRKEAVDKAEQQYQETVKNIIRMRDETGVISADQADRLIKDATRQKNEGIVKAQELKDGVVEKIRSMNRDILNDINITDGSIKNGWNKLKDWFGNNPITRWVRTQMSGEDNLDIGQNWAGTSSWRGGLTTLHERGWEIFDLPKGTRVYPHEASVELVNKMAQSFASQSRGGFGLGKVEVNLNVHGNLDKSILPQVERVLESSSQKIVKELNKMGVRIR; from the coding sequence ATGGCAGATGATTTGGAAAAACGAATAACAGCTAAAATGGTACTTGATAGCTCAGGTTTTAATAGTAGCATCCAAGGTGTAAATCAGCAGTTAAGGCTTGCTCAATCAGAACTTAAGGCCAGTTCTGAGCAGCTAGGAGTATTCGGAACAAATACTGAGCGATTAAAAGCGACTACGGAAGGTTTAAGCAGACAGATTGATTTGCAAAGGCAAAAGGTAGATATTTATCAATCCAGCATTCAGAAGACCACTGAGAAGCTACAGAACAATATCAAGGCCAGAGATGAGCTTAAAAAGAAACTTGAAGAGGCCACAGCGAAATACAATGAAAGCATAAAATTGTACGGCAAAGAATCTGAAGAAGCTAATAAGGCTAAAGAGTCTGTTGATAAGCTAACTGAGGAATATAAGCAAAAACAGAAACAAGTAGAGAATAATTCTAAAACCATCAATAACTATACTGTCAAAATGAATCAGGCCGAAGAAGGCTTAGCCAAAATGCAAGGCGAACTTCAAAAAACCAATGATGAGTTGGCAAAAAGTGAAAACAAGTGGCTCAATGCTGGAAAAGCTTTGGAGGAAACATCCCAGAAGTTAAAAACAACAGGTGAGAGCGTTGGTAATGTTGGGGGAGTAATTCTCAAGGCTACGGCTCCATTAGTAGGATTGGGAGCGGCATCATTAAAATTTGGGATAGAATTTGAGTCTGCTTTTGCCGGAGTCAAAAAGACAGTGACTGCGACAGAGGAACAATTAGCTGGATTAAGTCAAGGTATTCGAGACTTATCAAAGCAGATGCCACAAACGGCCAGTGAAATAGCAGGAGTGGCAGAAGCAGCAGGACAGTTAGGGATTAAAACCGAGAGTATCCTTGGATTTACTAAAACTATGGTGATGCTTGGTGATACAACCAATCTTACATCTGAGCAAGCAGCCACTGATTTGGCAAGATTAGCTAATATTACCCAAATGCCGCAAACTCAATTTGATAGGCTAGGGTCAAGCATTGTCGCACTTGGGAACACAATGGCAACCACTGAATCTGAGATTGTGTCTATGTCTTTGAGATTAGCGGCACAGGGTAAACAAGTTGGAATGTCAGAAGCTGAAATAGCTGCATTAGCTGGAACTATGTCCAGTTTAGGTATAGAGGCAGAAGCTGGTGGTACAGCCATGACCACAACACTCAAAAAGATACAGACAGCCGTTGCTGAAGGTGGAAGCGATCTGAAAGCCTTTGCAGATGTAGCAAGGATGTCTAGTCAAGATTTTGCTAATTTGTTTAATGAAGATGCGGTTTCCGCTTTAGATGCTTTTGTCAAAGGTCTGGCTGGCTCAAGTGCAGAAGGCAAAAACTTAACAACAATCTTATCTGATTTGGGTATTACTGGAATTCGCGAATCGGATACTTTACTTCGTATGGCTGGAGCGTCGGAGTTGTTATCTTCTGCAGTAGAAACCTCTACTCAAGCATGGGAAGAAAATGTTGCCTTAAGCAATGAAGCAGAGCAAAGATATCAGACCACAGGGTCCAGGCTTCTAATGCTTAAGAACCAGTTTATTGATGTAGGAATTAAATTAGGAGAAGTTCTAATTCCTTATGTTGAGACAGCTGCCTTAAAGGTTGGAGAATTTGCCGATTGGTTAGGTCAATTAGATAAAAGTACACTGGACACAACAACTAAAATTGTTGGCTTAACAGTTGCCTTTGGGGGCATTCTCAAAATCGGTGGTGGAGCCATTAGTACAGTCGGAAGTATTGCAGGGGGCTTAGGCAAATTAAGTACAGCTCTTGGTGGAGCAAAACTTGCTACTGCCGGTATAGGTACGGCTGCAAGTGTAGCTGGTGGGGTAAGTGGCTTAGGGGCTTTAACGGCTGGTTTAGGTAGTGCAGCAGTTGCAGTGGCCCCTTTTGTGTTGGCTGCTGGTGGCATTGCTGCAGTGGGTTATGGCATAAATAAGAGTATGTCACAAGAGGCAGTTCCAGCAGTTGATCTTTTTGCAGATCATGTGGAAATGACTGCTGAACAAGTTGAATTAGCAAGTCAAAGCATGGGTGCTGTAGTGGAGACCACAACAACCCAAATCACTGAGGGAACCAAGGAAGCGGTAGGAGCCTATTTAGAATTAGATAATCAGGCCACTGAGACCCTATCTAATCTATATATCAATAGCACAACCATAACTTCACAAATTGCTGATGACATGGTTGGTCAATACAGTTCGATGACATCTCAGATCAAGGTTGGGTTAGATAAACACCATCAACAGCTTCTTTCTGACATGGAACTATTTTTCACTAATTCGCGCACTTTGAGTGATGCTGAAGAAAAAGAGGTTCTTGCTAAATTACAAAATGACAATAACGCTAAAAAAGCTGAGATAGACAATTACACCAAACAAATTCAAGAAATTCTCATTAAAGCCAGTGAGGATAAAAGAGCTTTGACTTTAGAAGAGCAGCAAGAGATCAATGAAATTCAAGAGAAAATGAGAGTCAATGCCGTTAAATCTCTATCTGATAGTGAGGTAGAGTCAAAGGTTATCTTGGAACGGTTAAAGGAGTATAGTACAAGAATCACAGCTGAACAAGCATCTGAAGTTATTGCTAATGCTGAACGGCAGAGAAAAGAGGCGGTAGATAAGGCTGAGCAGCAGTATCAGGAAACTGTTAAAAATATTATCAGGATGAGAGACGAGACAGGGGTAATTAGTGCAGATCAAGCGGATAGGCTTATTAAGGATGCAACAAGGCAAAAAAATGAGGGTATTGTTAAGGCCCAGGAATTAAAAGATGGTGTGGTTGAAAAGATTCGTTCAATGAATAGAGATATTTTAAATGATATTAATATTACAGATGGCTCTATCAAAAATGGTTGGAATAAGCTAAAAGACTGGTTTGGTAATAATCCTATTACTCGTTGGGTTAGGACACAGATGTCAGGAGAAGATAACCTTGATATTGGGCAGAATTGGGCTGGAACAAGCAGTTGGCGTGGGGGTTTAACGACGTTACATGAGCGGGGCTGGGAAATTTTTGACCTCCCGAAAGGGACAAGGGTTTATCCTCATGAAGCCAGTGTAGAGTTAGTTAATAAAATGGCTCAGAGTTTTGCTAGTCAAAGTAGGGGAGGGTTCGGTTTAGGTAAAGTTGAGGTAAATCTAAATGTTCATGGTAATCTTGATAAGAGCATTTTGCCACAAGTTGAGAGAGTTTTAGAAAGTTCATCTCAAAAGATAGTAAAAGAACTTAATAAAATGGGAGTTCGCATAAGATAA
- a CDS encoding YncE family protein, which produces MTHSLLAWVSMPAIDSSLPGDIAVYHMESEKLLGMIPVGIGPGYLTCFPEGKKLYVPNRGSATLSVIDCDSFIVKRTIPVGKNPQALVIDSAGAKGYVAGTEEQIISVIDLHKDEVINTIPLNLYPSGLALSRDGKKLYVSHQAGCSISIIDTEHHQAADTFHLKDYPKNSPLSSPDLALSPVGLALSPDGTLLYLILSPENRVSVVDLGLRGEVASIPVGRNPQRIALHPSRPLAYVTNHDSDSISIISTYEHQVLATIPSLSAPRELTLTPEGSQLWVTNGCQLTLIDTETKAIISTLYAPLSVQTRQGVAISESHRQLLLSEVLPCNTQRPYSFVTEKLYFKPPKPFDLTIHHQFPIPAAIAEGLIFEEAEVKHHSISILPIPLRPNYHHLTFSLRIPYKIIYRDEQNQLHELKDAIHHVLSAVETHLTPSRIKQNFNLRIFTQSEVIGKSVPTPNSLDLIIRTQLVAMQQIHPTE; this is translated from the coding sequence TTGACTCACAGTTTGCTCGCTTGGGTGAGTATGCCGGCAATTGACTCCTCGTTGCCGGGTGATATTGCTGTCTATCATATGGAATCAGAAAAGCTCCTCGGGATGATTCCCGTGGGGATCGGCCCCGGATACTTAACCTGCTTTCCGGAAGGTAAAAAACTTTATGTCCCCAATCGCGGAAGTGCTACCCTTTCCGTAATTGATTGTGACTCCTTCATTGTAAAAAGGACCATCCCCGTCGGAAAAAACCCTCAAGCTCTGGTAATCGATTCTGCGGGTGCCAAGGGGTATGTTGCCGGCACTGAAGAGCAGATCATCTCGGTTATCGATCTGCATAAAGATGAAGTGATAAATACCATTCCCTTAAATTTATACCCCAGCGGCCTTGCTCTATCCCGTGATGGCAAAAAGCTTTATGTATCCCACCAGGCTGGCTGTTCCATTTCCATCATCGACACAGAGCATCATCAAGCTGCGGACACTTTTCATCTCAAGGATTACCCAAAGAATTCTCCTTTATCTTCCCCAGACCTAGCTTTATCCCCCGTAGGCCTGGCCTTATCTCCTGACGGTACCCTCCTCTACCTCATTCTATCCCCTGAAAATCGGGTTTCCGTAGTCGACCTTGGCCTGCGGGGGGAAGTCGCCTCAATCCCGGTAGGCCGGAATCCCCAGCGGATTGCGCTCCATCCCAGTCGGCCCCTCGCTTACGTTACGAACCATGATTCCGATTCCATCAGCATTATCTCCACCTACGAACATCAGGTACTTGCAACCATACCGTCACTATCTGCTCCTCGTGAGCTTACCCTGACTCCGGAGGGTTCCCAACTCTGGGTAACCAATGGTTGCCAGCTTACTCTGATCGATACTGAAACCAAGGCAATCATCAGCACTCTCTATGCCCCGCTCTCAGTCCAAACCCGTCAAGGGGTTGCCATAAGTGAGAGCCATCGTCAATTGCTTCTATCTGAGGTCCTCCCCTGCAACACTCAAAGGCCCTATTCCTTTGTCACGGAAAAGCTCTATTTTAAACCGCCTAAGCCCTTTGACCTTACCATTCATCACCAGTTCCCCATACCCGCAGCTATTGCCGAAGGATTAATCTTTGAGGAGGCCGAAGTCAAACATCATTCCATCAGTATCCTCCCCATTCCACTTCGGCCTAATTATCATCATCTCACCTTTTCCCTGCGGATTCCTTATAAAATTATTTATCGAGATGAGCAAAACCAGCTTCACGAGCTAAAGGATGCTATCCACCATGTGCTCTCTGCTGTAGAAACCCATCTTACTCCATCTCGAATCAAACAGAATTTCAACTTAAGGATCTTTACTCAATCCGAAGTCATTGGCAAGTCCGTTCCCACCCCCAACTCCCTGGACCTCATTATCCGGACCCAGCTTGTGGCCATGCAGCAGATCCACCCCACAGAATAA
- a CDS encoding phosphoribosylformylglycinamidine synthase subunit PurQ → MELQSVKRIYVEKKPGFNIEAQGLLQDIQENLGIKNLEDLRIINRYDVAGITSEEYAQARRIIFSEPTVDWVYDEELKLAPQDRVFAMEYLPGQYDQRADSARQCIQILTQKERPEIAAAKVMVLKGQITEAELERIKQYCINPVESREAGLEKPENLAFVPELPEDVETIEGFTGMAQTELEQFYQGAGLAMSLEDLAFCQGYFRDEEKRDPTITEIRVIDTYWSDHCRHTTFFTQLQNIVIAEGEFAEPIRKAYEEYQESRGLVYGEKAESRDVCLMDLAVIGMKELKKKGLLQDLDESDEINACSIVVNVDVDGRSEEWLVMFKNETHNHPTEIEPFGGAATCLGGAIRDPLSGRTYVYQAMRVTGSGDPRAKVEETLPGKLPQRKITTVAAAGYSSYGNQIGLATGQVAEVYDEGFIAKRMEIGAVIAAAPRENVVREAPKPGDVVVLVGGRTGRDGCGGATGSSKEHTTESLATCGAEVQKGNPPTERKIQRLFRNPKVSRMIKKCNDFGAGGVSVAIGELTDGLEIDLDVVPKKYEGLDGTELAISESQERMAVVIAAENLEAFVGYADEENLEATLVAKVSEHPRLNMTWRGQTIVDISREFLNTNGVKQKTDVSVLLPESSENYFRQLPQGGRSGETASGAAADSSSGAAAGDMSLAGMALEDAWLANLQDLNVCSQKGLVERFDSTIGANTVLMPFGGKYQATPAEGMVAKIPVESGDTRTATAMTYGYNPQCAQWSPFHGALYAVVEAVTKMVALGADYRSIHLTLQEYFEKLGKDPQKWGKPFSALLGAFYAQKKLGIPAIGGKDSMSGTFMDLHVPPTLVAFAVGVLNTDRVISQEFKQAGSQVVLVPAKRDRDEVIDFEHLAGNYDKVHELIHGGKVLSSHTVKMGGLAAALTKMAFGNRIGMKFSSPMAGADLFRADYGSIILEIPAAVELRDALGEVRYMVLGSTQEKPAIELNEAEIFLDKALAIWEKPLERIFPTKTATVDQPQKISFSERNSQRPAIKLAKPRVFIPVFPGTNCEYDSERAFTKAGAVVETLVIRNLTPDHVEESIAGIVKGIERAQMVMLPGGFSAGDEPDGSGKFIATMFRNPRIKEAVMKLLKQRDGLMLGICNGFQALIKLGLVPYGEIMDLDEEAPTLTYNKIGRHVSCMVQTKVVSTLSPWFSGMELGDIHTIPVSHGEGRFVASPDVVRKLMERGQVATQYVDHQGCPSNEVLYNPNGSYEAIEGITSPDGRVLGKMGHSERVGEGVAINISGNKYQPIFAGGVNYFRG, encoded by the coding sequence ATGGAACTGCAAAGCGTAAAGCGTATTTATGTGGAGAAGAAGCCTGGTTTTAATATCGAAGCCCAGGGGCTGCTGCAGGATATTCAGGAAAACCTGGGCATCAAAAACTTGGAAGATTTAAGGATCATCAACCGCTATGATGTGGCAGGTATTACATCTGAAGAATACGCTCAGGCCAGAAGGATCATTTTTTCCGAACCGACCGTGGATTGGGTTTATGATGAAGAACTTAAGCTTGCTCCCCAAGACCGTGTATTTGCCATGGAGTACCTTCCCGGTCAATATGATCAACGGGCGGATTCAGCAAGGCAATGCATTCAGATTCTTACCCAAAAGGAGCGTCCGGAGATTGCTGCTGCGAAAGTGATGGTTCTTAAGGGGCAGATCACAGAAGCTGAACTGGAGCGCATCAAGCAGTATTGCATTAATCCGGTGGAATCCCGGGAGGCCGGTTTGGAGAAACCTGAAAACCTGGCCTTTGTTCCTGAACTGCCTGAGGATGTGGAAACCATTGAGGGTTTCACAGGGATGGCGCAAACAGAGCTGGAACAGTTCTATCAAGGAGCAGGCCTGGCCATGAGCCTGGAGGATTTGGCTTTCTGTCAGGGGTATTTCCGGGATGAAGAGAAACGGGATCCCACCATTACGGAGATTCGGGTTATCGATACCTATTGGTCGGATCATTGCCGCCATACTACCTTTTTTACCCAATTGCAAAATATCGTCATCGCGGAAGGGGAGTTTGCGGAGCCTATTCGCAAAGCCTATGAGGAATATCAGGAGTCCCGGGGGTTGGTTTATGGGGAAAAGGCTGAGAGCCGGGATGTCTGTCTGATGGATTTGGCTGTGATCGGCATGAAGGAGCTGAAAAAGAAGGGACTTCTTCAGGATCTTGACGAGTCTGATGAAATTAATGCTTGCAGCATTGTTGTCAATGTGGATGTAGATGGCCGGAGTGAAGAATGGCTTGTCATGTTTAAAAATGAAACCCATAACCATCCTACGGAAATCGAGCCTTTTGGAGGCGCGGCCACCTGTCTGGGCGGGGCCATCCGGGATCCTTTATCCGGGCGGACTTATGTCTATCAGGCCATGCGGGTTACCGGCAGCGGCGATCCCCGGGCCAAAGTAGAGGAAACCTTGCCTGGAAAGCTGCCGCAACGAAAGATTACTACAGTTGCTGCAGCCGGCTATAGTTCTTACGGCAACCAAATCGGCTTAGCCACCGGACAAGTTGCCGAAGTTTATGACGAAGGTTTTATCGCCAAGCGGATGGAGATCGGCGCGGTTATCGCCGCGGCACCCAGGGAAAATGTGGTGCGGGAAGCGCCTAAACCCGGGGATGTGGTGGTTTTAGTGGGAGGACGTACCGGCCGGGATGGTTGCGGAGGGGCTACGGGCTCGTCCAAAGAGCATACTACGGAATCTTTGGCCACTTGTGGAGCAGAAGTGCAAAAGGGGAATCCCCCCACGGAGAGAAAAATACAACGCCTCTTCCGCAACCCTAAAGTCAGCAGGATGATTAAGAAATGCAATGACTTTGGGGCAGGTGGGGTGTCGGTAGCTATTGGTGAATTAACCGATGGTTTAGAGATCGATCTGGACGTAGTTCCCAAGAAATATGAGGGCCTGGATGGTACGGAGCTGGCTATCTCTGAATCACAGGAGCGGATGGCGGTGGTCATCGCCGCGGAAAACCTGGAAGCTTTCGTCGGCTATGCGGATGAGGAAAACCTGGAGGCCACTTTAGTGGCTAAGGTCAGTGAGCATCCCCGGCTGAATATGACCTGGCGGGGCCAAACCATTGTGGATATCAGCCGGGAGTTTCTGAACACGAACGGCGTGAAGCAAAAGACGGATGTATCTGTGCTGCTTCCGGAAAGCAGCGAGAATTATTTCCGACAGCTTCCCCAAGGGGGCAGAAGCGGAGAGACCGCTTCAGGTGCTGCCGCCGACAGCTCATCAGGGGCAGCGGCAGGTGATATGAGTTTAGCAGGAATGGCCTTAGAGGATGCCTGGTTAGCCAATCTGCAGGATCTGAATGTCTGCAGTCAAAAAGGCCTGGTGGAACGCTTCGATAGTACCATTGGCGCGAATACAGTGCTGATGCCCTTTGGCGGAAAATATCAAGCCACCCCGGCCGAAGGAATGGTGGCCAAGATTCCTGTGGAGTCCGGAGATACTCGCACGGCGACGGCGATGACCTACGGATATAATCCCCAATGTGCCCAATGGAGTCCTTTCCACGGTGCCCTCTATGCCGTGGTGGAGGCGGTTACGAAAATGGTGGCCCTGGGAGCCGATTATCGAAGCATTCACTTAACCCTGCAGGAGTATTTTGAAAAGCTGGGCAAGGATCCTCAGAAATGGGGCAAACCTTTCTCTGCTCTTTTAGGAGCCTTCTATGCCCAAAAGAAGCTGGGAATTCCCGCTATTGGCGGTAAGGACAGCATGTCCGGAACCTTCATGGATCTGCACGTGCCTCCCACTTTAGTGGCTTTCGCAGTAGGGGTATTAAATACAGATAGAGTTATTTCTCAGGAGTTTAAACAGGCAGGCAGCCAGGTGGTCCTGGTTCCGGCAAAGCGGGATAGGGATGAAGTGATAGATTTTGAACATCTCGCCGGGAATTATGATAAAGTTCATGAACTGATTCATGGAGGTAAAGTCCTGTCTTCCCACACTGTAAAAATGGGGGGGCTGGCTGCTGCTCTTACGAAGATGGCCTTTGGCAACAGGATCGGCATGAAGTTCAGCTCACCTATGGCCGGGGCGGATTTGTTCCGAGCGGATTATGGCTCCATTATTTTGGAAATTCCCGCAGCAGTTGAGCTTAGGGATGCCCTTGGCGAAGTCAGGTACATGGTTCTGGGCAGCACTCAGGAAAAGCCTGCCATCGAACTGAATGAAGCGGAAATCTTCCTGGATAAAGCCTTGGCAATTTGGGAAAAACCCTTGGAGAGAATCTTCCCCACCAAAACTGCAACCGTAGATCAGCCGCAAAAGATTTCTTTTAGTGAACGAAATTCACAACGGCCAGCCATTAAACTGGCCAAGCCCCGGGTGTTTATCCCTGTTTTTCCGGGGACGAATTGTGAGTATGATTCAGAACGGGCTTTCACCAAAGCCGGGGCTGTGGTGGAGACCTTAGTGATTCGCAATCTGACCCCTGACCATGTGGAAGAGTCTATTGCCGGGATTGTCAAAGGGATAGAAAGAGCACAAATGGTTATGCTCCCCGGCGGTTTCAGTGCCGGGGATGAGCCGGACGGTTCCGGTAAATTTATCGCCACGATGTTCCGCAATCCCCGCATCAAAGAAGCGGTCATGAAACTGCTTAAGCAAAGAGATGGCTTAATGCTGGGAATCTGCAACGGGTTCCAGGCTTTGATCAAATTAGGTTTAGTGCCCTATGGGGAAATCATGGATCTGGATGAAGAGGCGCCAACCTTAACCTATAATAAAATCGGACGCCATGTTTCCTGTATGGTGCAGACCAAAGTGGTCTCCACCTTATCTCCCTGGTTCAGTGGGATGGAGTTGGGAGATATTCATACCATCCCTGTATCCCATGGGGAAGGCCGGTTTGTGGCCAGCCCGGATGTGGTCAGGAAGCTGATGGAGAGGGGACAAGTGGCCACTCAATATGTGGATCACCAAGGATGTCCCAGCAACGAAGTTCTTTACAATCCCAACGGCTCCTATGAAGCCATTGAGGGGATCACCAGTCCGGATGGCCGTGTCCTGGGCAAGATGGGGCACTCCGAGCGTGTGGGTGAAGGTGTGGCCATCAATATCAGCGGGAATAAATATCAGCCGATCTTTGCAGGCGGCGTGAATTATTTTAGAGGATAA
- a CDS encoding glycosyltransferase family 2 protein yields the protein MDELIRMEKEKSQIRKLREKYQGIERPGVSIILPTSKPKYLQNIYANLQRIHYPKVEYIVIINTSRARPEIYYEKLKDLAEIRFLVLNESYTLGDCLNYGIDMAKYDYIGKMDDDDYYGAFFLEDLMLAFQYTNAQIVGKGVHFVYFESNFALGIRLPTAVPYSLEEGVFFENRYTRGPSLSGGTFMIKREVFGKVRFPSVNLGEDVKFLQECTRRNILIYGADRYNYVYMRHGDRMDHTWSVNSDFVYRQAHILQQGGDFLPMITV from the coding sequence ATGGATGAACTAATCCGCATGGAGAAGGAGAAAAGCCAAATCAGAAAACTTCGGGAGAAATACCAAGGAATAGAGAGGCCCGGGGTGTCCATCATCTTACCCACTTCTAAGCCAAAGTATTTACAGAATATCTATGCTAACCTTCAGCGCATACACTATCCGAAGGTCGAATACATCGTGATTATCAACACCTCCCGCGCCCGGCCTGAGATCTATTATGAGAAGTTAAAGGATTTGGCAGAGATCCGGTTTTTAGTTTTAAACGAGAGCTACACTCTGGGGGATTGTCTTAATTATGGTATCGACATGGCCAAGTATGATTATATCGGGAAAATGGATGACGATGACTATTATGGAGCCTTTTTCTTAGAGGATCTGATGCTGGCTTTCCAATATACCAATGCACAGATTGTGGGTAAAGGGGTCCATTTTGTTTATTTTGAGTCCAATTTTGCCTTAGGGATCCGCTTGCCTACCGCCGTTCCCTACTCCCTTGAGGAAGGAGTGTTTTTTGAAAACCGTTATACAAGGGGACCGTCCTTGTCGGGGGGGACCTTTATGATCAAGAGAGAGGTTTTCGGGAAGGTGAGGTTTCCCTCCGTCAACTTAGGGGAGGATGTGAAATTTCTTCAGGAGTGCACGAGACGGAATATCTTGATCTATGGAGCGGATCGCTATAATTATGTTTACATGCGTCATGGGGATCGCATGGATCATACCTGGAGTGTAAACTCTGACTTTGTTTACCGGCAAGCTCATATTTTACAGCAGGGGGGAGATTTTCTACCGATGATTACAGTATGA